The following are encoded in a window of Bradyrhizobium guangdongense genomic DNA:
- a CDS encoding helix-turn-helix transcriptional regulator — MVNVPVCVGKGRIAMDYRVISYLRPLRRRWALTQSELAFLIGTTTNVTIGRIETRRTYPTLAQAIAFSVLFDTPPHELFPELYAKAYERVLAGAGELYEALQGNPSLATSTKLDFLEEVLQRVHPHVRDFPI, encoded by the coding sequence ATGGTCAACGTGCCCGTTTGTGTTGGCAAGGGGCGCATCGCTATGGACTACCGCGTCATTTCATATCTGCGTCCGCTTCGGCGCCGCTGGGCCCTCACCCAAAGCGAACTAGCGTTTCTCATTGGGACCACGACGAATGTTACGATCGGCCGGATCGAAACGCGTCGGACCTATCCTACTTTAGCGCAGGCGATAGCGTTTTCGGTCCTCTTTGACACGCCGCCTCATGAACTCTTTCCGGAGCTGTACGCCAAAGCCTATGAACGCGTGCTGGCCGGAGCAGGGGAGCTGTACGAAGCGTTGCAGGGTAATCCATCGCTCGCGACCAGCACCAAGCTAGATTTTCTAGAGGAGGTCTTGCAGCGAGTGCACCCCCATGTACGCGACTTTCCAATATGA